One segment of Candidatus Melainabacteria bacterium DNA contains the following:
- a CDS encoding response regulator transcription factor codes for MQTPNTITRLLLVDDDEKFCRLISDYLSRFGYEVHAVHSGTEGVQVAKDDSWHAIILDVMLPGMDGFEVLQKLRESIATPVLMLTSLGEETDRIVGLELGADDYLPKTSSPRELLARLRAVLRRATRPLPETAEQPAQEIVIGPIRINLGARVAFLDEETLPLTPVEFDILVVLANSRGRVKSREELINEIRDRNYDVYDRSIDVHVSALRKKLHDDPKSPKFIRTVRAAGYMLIHPNEKL; via the coding sequence ATGCAAACACCGAACACAATCACGCGTTTACTGCTTGTCGATGACGACGAAAAATTTTGTCGCCTGATTTCGGATTATCTGTCGCGATTTGGATACGAAGTGCATGCGGTGCACAGTGGCACTGAAGGCGTGCAGGTAGCTAAAGATGACTCCTGGCATGCAATTATTCTGGATGTGATGCTTCCGGGAATGGATGGGTTCGAGGTACTGCAGAAGCTGCGTGAATCCATTGCAACGCCGGTACTGATGCTGACTTCACTGGGAGAAGAAACTGACCGTATCGTTGGTCTGGAGCTAGGTGCCGACGATTACTTGCCCAAAACATCATCACCGCGTGAATTGCTGGCCAGATTGCGCGCCGTGTTGCGTCGTGCCACACGACCACTGCCGGAAACAGCCGAGCAACCAGCGCAAGAAATTGTGATCGGACCGATTCGCATCAATCTCGGCGCACGAGTGGCTTTTCTTGACGAGGAAACGCTGCCACTAACTCCAGTGGAATTCGATATTCTCGTTGTTCTGGCAAATTCGCGAGGGCGCGTCAAATCTAGAGAAGAGTTGATCAACGAAATTCGAGATCGAAACTACGACGTATACGATCGTTCTATTGATGTCCACGTTTCTGCATTGAGAAAAAAGCTGCACGACGATCCTAAATCTCCAAAGTTTATTCGCACAGTTCGTGCGGCAGGATATATGCTGATCCACCCAAATGAGAAACTCTGA